DNA sequence from the Streptomyces sp. MST-110588 genome:
CTGCCGGAGTTCCTGCTCCAGATCATGCACGCCCACGGCGACGCACTGGACTTCTACCGCACCGTCACCGACGTACGGTGGACCAACCTCAGCCCGGCCGCGGTCATCGAGCCCGGCGAGCGCACCGGCACCTACCGCACCGCCCAGGACGACCTGATCACCGCCCCCGACGGCACCAGCCGCATCTCCGCCGAGGACTACGCCGTAGCCCTCCTCGACGAACTCGAAACCCCCACCACCTCAACGAACGCTTCACCGTCGCCTACTGACCCCCACAGGGCGCACCACCCACCCCGCCGCCGTCCCCGGGCCCTACTCCCCCTCCCCCTCCCTTCTCCTTGGCAGGCCGTACGCGTGGTGCGCGCGGCGCGGGGTCGGGCTAGGTGTGACCACACCCGAGACTGATACCGATCGCGAGGGTGACCATCAGCCCAGCCGGCACGATGACGTACACCACCACGAGCCGACGATCACTCATCGCCAGGGCCGACGAGCACGGCGTGTGCGCGCTCGTCGGACTCGTCGAACGTCGTCGCGCAGTACCCGCCGGCCTGCGCGACGCGCTGCTGGAGGGCGATGCGCTGCTCCGGATCGCAGGCAAGCCGATCCCACGTGTGTACGAGACAGATCACGGGTCGCCGACGGGCCTGCGTCTTCATGATCTCCAAAAGAGCGGAGAACTCCGGGCGGCGGGCCGGGTCCAGAGCATCTTGCCCGCGATCAATCCACACGCCCGCGACCTGCCATCCGTGCCGCGAGTGGGCGTAGTGGTCACAGCCGTTCAAACGCAAGGCCAGGTAGAAGCTGGACGCCGCGAAATTGCGGTCGTAGATGAACGCGAGGGGTGGCGGGGTGGTCATCGGAATGCCTCCGCGGAGAGTGTGCTGCCGGGGCCGAATGCGGCGCCGAGCGCGATCGGTTCGGTGAGCTTGCCGGTACCGTCCGGTGCCTCCAGCCACGCGCGGCCGTACGCGCTGTGCCCCACCTCGGGGCACAGCAGCGGCCATCGAGCCGGCCGGACGGTGAGCGCGGGTATGTCGTCGAGGTGGTCCTCGGCATCGAGGGCAGTGAGCCACCACGCGCGCCGGCGCTCAGTGGAGACGAGGACGGGGCCCAGTGCTCCGGCGCGGCCGAGCGGGCGCATGGCGTCGACAGAGCGCAGAAGATCGGCCTCGACGACGCGCCATACGTCCGATCGAAGAGGGGCCAGCGTGCTGGTTTTCCACAGGGCGCGTACGGTCGCTGGCTGGACGCTGCACTGTACGAGCCAGGCCGTTCCGGCCTCGGCCGAAGTCGGCGTGGTCGTCATGTGCCGACCGTAGAGCGGTCGATTGCGCGGCTGCTCGGCGATTGCGCGCGATTGCGAATCCAGTAGCCGGGTTGCTGAGATTGCTCAGTAGAGGCCGAGGGATGCTCTCGCGCGGGCGATAAGACGGTGGGCCTGGTGTCCGTATACCGCTGATTCGTTCAACCAGTTCCAAGCGCGCTCGTACAGATCGACGCTGTCCTTGTCGTCAAGCCACATCTCGGCGTTGATCGTCTCGACCGTGACCAGATGATCGTCGTAGATCCAGAACCCGTGGGAGGGAGTACGCCGCAGCTCGGCCGAGAAGGGGATGATCCCCAACTCCACAGAGTCAAGGCCGACGATGCTCATAAGCCGGTCTAGCTGCGCAGCCATGACACCGCGCGGGCACACCAGCACTTGCAAGGCGCCTTCCCACACGAGGAACCGGAACCGCCGACCGGGCTCGTACAAAGCCTCTTGCCGTTGCAGGCGCTTGCGGACCGCGTCCTCGGTATCCCGAGGCGTCTGACGGAACTCCGCAAGCGCAGTGAAGACGTGCCGCGCGTACTCGGCGGTCTGAAAGAGCCCGGGAATGCGGGACACCTCCAGTCCGCGAATGGTCCGCGTATTGGCTGTCACAGTGATGGCAAGCTCCTGCCGGGCACTATGCCCGCCGGCCAGTTGGCGGCGCCAGGTGCGGTAACGCGTCTGCACCGCGTTGAGACGGGCGACCAACTCGTCCGCCACCTCCGGCCGCCCCACAGCACCCGCCCACTCCCAGAGATCTTCGGGCGTAGGAGTCTGCTTTCCCAGTTCCAGGCGCGAGACCTTCGACGCCTGCCAGCCGAGTCGGGCAGCAAGGTCCTTGCCGTTCATGCCAGCCTCGGTGCGCAGCTCACGTAGCCGGGCGCCGAGGGTGGCACGGATCGTCTGGTAGTCGGTGCTCACATAGTGGAACGTACCCGCTGGTGAACCTCAGCTGTAGGCGTGGCGTGGTGCCATGCCGCGTCACGCGCCTGGCAGGCGGCCAGTACCTCGGCGGGGTCCTCGGACACGATGACGCCGAGGGTGGTGTCCTGCTCGTCGAAGACGAACCGTACGAGGACGCGGGAGTCGAACAGCCAGAAATCCCAGTCCGGCAAGCCGAGCTGGGCAGCCTCGGCGCGCGGCATGTTGCGGATGTCCTCGCCGGCCGCGACGTTCCCGAGACCGCTGTCCAACAGGTACAGCTGTCCCTCGGTGATCGGGGAATCGAGCAGCCGTACGCGCTCGAAGCGCTTACCGCCAGCAGTCTGCTTGCGCACGTTGGCACGCCACTCGTTGTCGGGGTCCGCGCTGATGTCCTCGCCGCGCTGCCAGCGCTCCCACTTGGGCGTACCCCGGTCGGCCGCATAGCCGCGGCGAGTCTCCAGCCGCCACGCGGTGTGCTTGAACTCGCGGAAGAGGTGAGCCACGTCAGCGAAGGGAACCATGTCGCGCGGTGCCGATCGCGGAGCGAAGCGGATGAGAAGGTCACGGGGAACGATGACGAAAGTTTCCGAATCGGCGACGTCCCGGAGTTCGGCGAGCTGGGACGGGTTGGTGACGCGGTCGCCTTGGACGAGGATGTTGTCTGTTCCTTCGACCTCGTACAGCGTCGGGCATTCGCCGTCCTCACTGCTGGTGCCGATGAAGCGGAGCGTCATGTGGTTCCTCCCGCGCATAGGGTCCGCCCCTCAGAATGAGCGGAATGCTGCCGTCCTGCTCGGCGATTGCGGGAGATTGCGTGACCTCATGACCAGCATGCGGATTGCGCGCATGTGCCCCTGCCGTAGTCGTAGCCGCAGCGGGGGCAGGGGCACAAATACGTAGCGGCCGGTCGCGGTCGGTCCGGTCAGAGCGCTGCACCAGTAGAGCGGGACTGCCGTCGACGCGGGCGAACCCCACGTCGACGGATGACCTCAGCCCCTCCGGCTCGACGGCCACGGCGACCGGGTCCGACGGCGAAGGAATGCTCGCCACGCCAGGGATGTACGGATGTCCGGGGCGCCTGTGTTCCCGCCGTGCTCCCGCGCATACGAGAAAGATCGAGGCCCGGCCTGCTTGCGCAGGCCGGGCCTCGATCGATCAGGGTGAGTAACGGGACTCGAACCCGCGACATCCTGGACCACAACCAGGTGCTCTACCAGCTGAGCTATACCCACCACGACCGGCTTCGTTGTGGTGCTTTCCGTACCGGCCGAGAAAAAGTGTACAGGGTCCGGAGGGGTGCTCGCTCCCGGCTTTCGCCGAGCCGGGAGCGAGCTGCGTCACTATGGCTGTGCAGGCAGGACGTGCTTGGCCGCGATCGACTTGGCGGTGTCGGAGTCCGGGCCGGGCTGCGGCACGAAGACGGCCTCCCGGTAGTAGCGCAGTTCCGCGATGGATTCGCGGATGTCGGCCAGGGCGCGGTGGTTGCCGCTCTTCTCCGGGCTGTTGAAATACGCGCGCGGGAACCAGCGCCGGGCCAGCTCCTTGATCGAGGAGACGTCCACGATCCGGTAGTGGAGGTAGCCCTCCAGGTCCGGCATGTCACGGGAGAGGAAGCCGCGGTCGGTACCGACGGAGTTTCCGCACAGCGGTGCCCGGCCGGGCTCGGGCACGTGCTGCTTGATGTACTCCATGACCTGCCGCTCCGCTTCCGCGAGCGTCGTGCCGTTGTCCAGCTCGTCCAGCAGCCCGGAGGAGGTGTGCATCTGGCGCACGACCTCGGGCATGGTGGTCAGGGCCTCGGCCGGGGGGCGGATCACGATGTCCACCCCGTCGCCGAGGATGTTCAGCTCCGAGTCGGTGACCAGTGCGGCCACCTCGATGAGCGCGTCGTTCGCCAGCGAGAGCCCGGTCATCTCGCAGTCGATCCACACCATGCGATCGTTCATACGCCTCACCCTACGGGGCGTTCCCGCTGGCCGGGCAGCAGAGGCCGGGCGCCCGACCGGCCGGCGGACTGTTCCGGAACCCGATGGCTATAGGCATCGGATTCCGGTTTGTCCGGGT
Encoded proteins:
- a CDS encoding helix-turn-helix transcriptional regulator, with amino-acid sequence MSTDYQTIRATLGARLRELRTEAGMNGKDLAARLGWQASKVSRLELGKQTPTPEDLWEWAGAVGRPEVADELVARLNAVQTRYRTWRRQLAGGHSARQELAITVTANTRTIRGLEVSRIPGLFQTAEYARHVFTALAEFRQTPRDTEDAVRKRLQRQEALYEPGRRFRFLVWEGALQVLVCPRGVMAAQLDRLMSIVGLDSVELGIIPFSAELRRTPSHGFWIYDDHLVTVETINAEMWLDDKDSVDLYERAWNWLNESAVYGHQAHRLIARARASLGLY
- a CDS encoding DUF6879 family protein; translation: MTLRFIGTSSEDGECPTLYEVEGTDNILVQGDRVTNPSQLAELRDVADSETFVIVPRDLLIRFAPRSAPRDMVPFADVAHLFREFKHTAWRLETRRGYAADRGTPKWERWQRGEDISADPDNEWRANVRKQTAGGKRFERVRLLDSPITEGQLYLLDSGLGNVAAGEDIRNMPRAEAAQLGLPDWDFWLFDSRVLVRFVFDEQDTTLGVIVSEDPAEVLAACQARDAAWHHATPTAEVHQRVRSTM
- the orn gene encoding oligoribonuclease, with the translated sequence MNDRMVWIDCEMTGLSLANDALIEVAALVTDSELNILGDGVDIVIRPPAEALTTMPEVVRQMHTSSGLLDELDNGTTLAEAERQVMEYIKQHVPEPGRAPLCGNSVGTDRGFLSRDMPDLEGYLHYRIVDVSSIKELARRWFPRAYFNSPEKSGNHRALADIRESIAELRYYREAVFVPQPGPDSDTAKSIAAKHVLPAQP